Within the Streptomyces sp. NBC_00353 genome, the region TGGACGACCGCCTCCCCGCGATCAGCCGGCCCGCCGCGCACACGCCGAGGGCCAGCACCCCCACCCGGCGCGACAGCCGCACCGCGCGCTCGATGTCCTCGGTCTCCACCGCACGGCCGGCCGTGCCGTTCAGCACCGGCCGGTGCTCGACACGGCCGCCGTACGCCAGGGTCCCGCCGAGCCGTACGCCGAGCGCGCCCGCGAACGAGGCCTCCACCGGCCCCGCGTTGGGGCTCGGGTGCTTGCCGGCGTCGGCCCGCCAGGCGCGTACCGCCCGACGTGGCTGCCCCCCGGCAACCACGGCGAGCGCGGCCGTGAGACGGGCACCGGGCCAGCCGACGACGTCGTCCAGCCGGGCCGAGGCCCAGCCGTAGCGCAGATGGCGGGGTGATTTGTGCCCGACCATGGCGTCGAGGGTGTTGACGGCCCGGAAGGCGACGAGTCCGGGCACGCCGCCCAGCGCGCCCCACACCAGCGCGCCGACCACCGCGTCGGAGGTGTTCTCGGCGACGGACTCCACCACGGCGCGGGCGATCTGCGGCCCGTCGAGGGAGTGCGGGTCGCGGCCGCACAGATGGGGGAGCCGCTCACGGGCCAGTGCGATGTCACCGGCGGCCAGCGCGCCGCCGATGGCGCGGGCCTCGCGCCCCAGCGAGGTGCCGCCGACGACCGACCAGGTGGCGGCCGCGGTGAGGGCGACGGATGCGGCGGGATGACGGCGTACGGCACGGGCGGCCAGTGCGGCTCCGCCCGCGGCCCCTCCGGCGCAGACCAGGGTGTGCAGTGCGCCCCACCCGCGGTGGTCGCGCCACAGGCGGCGCTCGACGGCTGCGGCGGCCCGTCCGAACGCGGCGACCGGATGCCGCCGGCGGGGATCACCGAGCAGCAGATCGCCGATCAGACCGGCCGTGGCGCCGTACGCGAAGATGCGGTCGGCTCGCACGGCTCAGCCGGCCGTTGCGCCTCGAAGGACCTTCGTACAGCCGGCTCCTGGTGGGAGCGGCACAGAAACGGACGACGACGCACGGCAGCCGGGCATGGCGATATGTCCTCACTCAGGGTCCGCGCCCTGGTTCGACGTGACCGGCGGCGAGAGTCTCCTGGCTCCCGGATCCGCAGTTCCCCCGGCCTTCCAACCCGCCTGCGCGAGCCGTGACTTCCGGTGTGGGGGACTGCTCCCCGGTGACAGTGGCGGGACCGCGCCGGATTCGCACCGGCTTCCTCTGCTGTCGCCGTAAATGGCTCCGGCAGTCCACCACGCTCCGCGAATGCCCGTCAACCTGGCCTTGACCTGCGGCGGCGCAGTGTGCGCAGACGCACATCGGGCCGGACACACGCGAGGTGTGTCCGGCCCGATGAGACCCCGATGACGGAGTGCGGGTTGGTGCTCAGGCGACGATCAGATAGATCCCGTACGCGACCGCGGCCGCGCAGAGCCCGAAGCAGAGGTACGCGCCGGTGCGGGCGAGTACCAGGGAGCCTGAGGTGGAGCCGCCCTGCGCCGCCGGTTCCGGCTGCTTGGAGAGGCCGACGATGCCCAGGGTGAAGAGGCCCACCAGCGCCACGGTGACGACGAGGGAGACGCCGAAGACGGAACCGAGAGCTGCCCAGTCGATGTTCATGGTGATCTGTCCTTACACCGTGGCGGGCCGCGCCGGATCGGCGACGGTTCCGGCCGGGGCCGGGATGGTGGTCTTGAGGTCCGTGTCCGCGTCCGTGGCTGCGGTCGCGTCCGCCGTCGTGGCCGCAGCCGCGGCCCCGGTGGGCGGCGGGGTGACGGCCGCCATGGCGGTGGTGATGACACCCGCCGGTTCGGCGTCGGGAGCGACATCGTCGTGACCGACCGGCTTGCGGCGGGACAGCAGCCAGATGGCGGCGGACCCGCCGATCAGCAGCATGGCGACGACGACGACACCCCAGGTGCCCTGCTTGGTGAGGAATTCCGCGCCCGCACCGACCAGACCGGCGGCCGGCAGGGTCAGACCCCAGGCGACGAACATCCGGGTCGCGGTGGACCAGCGGACCACACCGCCCCGGCGGCCCAGTCCCGCACCCATCACGGCGCCGGAGCACGACTGGGTGGTGGAGAGGGAGAAGCCGAGGTGCGAGGAGGCCAGGATGACCGTGGCCGCGCTGGTCTGGGCGGCGAAGCCCTGCGGCGGCTTGAGTTCGGTGAGGCCACTGCCCATGGTGCGGATGATGCGCCAGCCGCCGAGGTAGGTGCCGAGCGCGATGGCCATACCGGCGGAGACGATGACCCAGACCGGCGGGTTGGAGCCGGGGGAGAGAACGCCGCCGGTGACCAGGGCCAGGGTGATGATGCCCATGGTCTTCTGCGCGTCGTTGGTGCCGTGGGCGAGCGAGACCAGTCCGGCCGAGGCGATCTGGCCGGCGCGGTAGCCCTTGGCGGTGGCCTTCTCCTGGGCGTCGTTACGGACCTTGCCGCCGATCCGGTACGTCAGCCTGGTCGCCAGCAGTGCGGCGAGACCGGCGACGACCGGGGCGGCGACCGCGGGGAGCAGCACCTTGGTGACGACGGTGCCGCCGTCGACCGAGGACCAGCCCGCCGACATCACCGCGGCGCCGATGAGTCCGCCGAAGAGGGCGTGGGAGGAACTGGACGGCAGGCCGACCAGCCAGGTCAGCAGATTCCACAGAATGGCGCCGACGAGGGCCGCGAAGATGACTTCTGTCCGCAGCCCGTTCTCGTTGATGATCCCGCCGGAGATCGTTTTGGCGACCTCGATCGACAGGAACGCGCCGACCAGGTTGAGAGCGGCGGACATGGCCACCGCTGTCTTGGGTTTGAGAGCGCCGGTCGAGATGGTGGTGGCCATCGCGTTGGCGGTGTCATGGAAACCGTTCGTGAAATCGAACACTAGAGCTGTCACGATCACAATCGCGAGGAGCAGCGTGATGTGTTCCATTTACCCAGGCAATCGCTCGACGTCATTGGCTCGTGGACCGTAGGCAACCTGGGTGAACGGAAGATGAACTGGACGGGGCTCTGTGGTGACTCGAAGCGGAGTGGCGTTGATCGTTTCGACCGCCACGCGGCAGTCGGAGGCCACCGCAGGGCGTGCGGTGGCCGGAATTCGCCGCCCTCGCCCCGTCCGGTGGACCGCCGATTCCGAGGGCGAATCCGCCGGAAAATCCGACAAAGAGATGTCGGTCACCCGACGGTCTCCTGCCGCGCCCGCCCCGCTGACAGGATTCCCCCATGAGCGATCGGCATGAGGACGGAAGCGGCGCAACAGCCGCGCAGGACACACAGGATGCACACGCCGCACATGACGCACAGGACGCCGTCGAGCAGGCCTGGCACGGCGTCGTCGCCACCGCCCGCAGGACTGCGGCGGAGGGCCTGGTCGTCGGGACCTCGGGCAACGTGTCGGCGCGGGTCGGCGACCTCGTCCTGGTCACGCCGAGCGGTGTGCCCTACGACAGGCTCGGCCCCGGAGACACTGTCGCCGTCGACCTGGAGGGCCGCCAGGTCCTCGGCGACCTGACCCCGACCAGCGAACTCCCGCTCCATCTGGCGGTCTACCGCAACAGCGACGCGGCCGCCGTCGTGCACACCCACGCCGTACACGCCACGGCCGTCTCCACCCTCGTCCCCGAGGTTCCGCTCGTGCACTACGCCGCCGCCATGCTCGGCGGCCCCGTCCGCACCGCGGCCTACGCGCGGTACGGAACGCAGGAGCTGGCCGACAACATGCTGGGCGCCCTGCGCGACCGCACAGGCTGTCTGCTCCGGAACCATGGGACCGTCACCTACGGATCCACCCTCGACGAGGCCTACGACCGCACCGCCCAGCTCGAATGGATGTGCAGGCTCTGGCTCACCGCCAGCTCCGTCCCCGGCCACTCCCCGTCCCTGCTCACCCGGGCCCAGCTGGACGAGGTGCAGGACGCCCTGAAGGGGTACGGGCAGCCCGGCTGACCGGGAGGCGCGCCCGCCCGCCCTGCCACCGGACGGCCCCCGCCCACTGGCAGGGTGCGGCACACCCCCCGACACTGAAGCGGTGCGCCCGGCTACAGCGACGGCAGCAGCCGTCATCACCGTCCTCGGCGTCGGCGCGGCAGTGGTCGCGGCCGGCCGGTACGCCAGCGACGCCGCCCTCGGGCCGCCGTCCGGACGTCCCCTCCCCGCCGACCGCAAACTCACCGTGCACGCCACGGCGGCCGGACAGGTCACGCTCACCCGTTCCTTCGCCGCGCTCCGGCCCGGTACGTACGGACTGATGGGCGACGGCGTCCACGCTGTCGTCGGCCCGGTGATCGAACAGGCGCCGCACGCCGCCGATGCCGTCGTGCGCCGACTGGAACGCGTCAACAGCGGCAGCCTGGAACCCGGCACCCAGGTCCGGATCACACCCGCGCTGTACAGCGGCGACCCGGGCACAGCCCTCGGCCTCGACCACCAGGACGTCGAGATCCCCGGCGAACTCGGCTCCCTGCCCGCCTGGTTCCTGCCCGGCCCCCGGGACACCTGGGTCATCACCGTG harbors:
- a CDS encoding cobalamin biosynthesis protein, translated to MRADRIFAYGATAGLIGDLLLGDPRRRHPVAAFGRAAAAVERRLWRDHRGWGALHTLVCAGGAAGGAALAARAVRRHPAASVALTAAATWSVVGGTSLGREARAIGGALAAGDIALARERLPHLCGRDPHSLDGPQIARAVVESVAENTSDAVVGALVWGALGGVPGLVAFRAVNTLDAMVGHKSPRHLRYGWASARLDDVVGWPGARLTAALAVVAGGQPRRAVRAWRADAGKHPSPNAGPVEASFAGALGVRLGGTLAYGGRVEHRPVLNGTAGRAVETEDIERAVRLSRRVGVLALGVCAAGRLIAGRRSSTGRRPAAGRSGK
- a CDS encoding inorganic phosphate transporter; amino-acid sequence: MEHITLLLAIVIVTALVFDFTNGFHDTANAMATTISTGALKPKTAVAMSAALNLVGAFLSIEVAKTISGGIINENGLRTEVIFAALVGAILWNLLTWLVGLPSSSSHALFGGLIGAAVMSAGWSSVDGGTVVTKVLLPAVAAPVVAGLAALLATRLTYRIGGKVRNDAQEKATAKGYRAGQIASAGLVSLAHGTNDAQKTMGIITLALVTGGVLSPGSNPPVWVIVSAGMAIALGTYLGGWRIIRTMGSGLTELKPPQGFAAQTSAATVILASSHLGFSLSTTQSCSGAVMGAGLGRRGGVVRWSTATRMFVAWGLTLPAAGLVGAGAEFLTKQGTWGVVVVAMLLIGGSAAIWLLSRRKPVGHDDVAPDAEPAGVITTAMAAVTPPPTGAAAAATTADATAATDADTDLKTTIPAPAGTVADPARPATV
- a CDS encoding class II aldolase/adducin family protein, with the translated sequence MSDRHEDGSGATAAQDTQDAHAAHDAQDAVEQAWHGVVATARRTAAEGLVVGTSGNVSARVGDLVLVTPSGVPYDRLGPGDTVAVDLEGRQVLGDLTPTSELPLHLAVYRNSDAAAVVHTHAVHATAVSTLVPEVPLVHYAAAMLGGPVRTAAYARYGTQELADNMLGALRDRTGCLLRNHGTVTYGSTLDEAYDRTAQLEWMCRLWLTASSVPGHSPSLLTRAQLDEVQDALKGYGQPG